From a single Papaver somniferum cultivar HN1 unplaced genomic scaffold, ASM357369v1 unplaced-scaffold_19, whole genome shotgun sequence genomic region:
- the LOC113338889 gene encoding uncharacterized protein LOC113338889, with protein MGEELTVEKGGRWSWNSVALIGALTATATAAITIAKPKDPIFHLMSINLTSFKFNLPLLDAELILTVHVTNPNVVPINYSTSTMKIFYDGSLLGSAQIEAGSQGAKSCELLKLPGRLDGVELAHHAAKFLSDVAKREMILDAVVDIEGMAKVLWWGHKFKVHVDSHITVDPVFLDVIDQQNKSELNLFMMHDIRNKLIDESNQSGQEEQEEYDTDDEGYEKIE; from the coding sequence ATGGGCGAGGAATTAACAGTTGAAAAAGGTGGGAGATGGAGTTGGAACTCCGTCGCACTAATCGGAGCCTTAACAGCAACAGCTACGGCAGCAATCACAATAGCAAAACCAAAAGACCCAATTTTCCACCTCATGTCAATCAATCTAACTTCCTTCAAATTCAATCTCCCACTTCTCGATGCCGAACTCATCTTAACCGTACACGTAACTAATCCTAACGTAGTTCCGATCAATTACTCTACTTCCACCATGAAAATCTTCTACGACGGTTCGTTGCTGGGGTCGGCTCAGATTGAAGCCGGATCACAGGGGGCCAAGTCTTGTGAGCTGTTGAAACTACCGGGCCGGCTTGATGGCGTTGAGCTGGCTCATCATGCTGCGAAGTTTCTGTCTGACGTGGCGAAAAGAGAGATGATACTTGATGCGGTTGTGGATATTGAAGGTATGGCTAAGGTTCTTTGGTGGGGTCATAAGTTTAAAGTACACGTGGATAGTCATATTACCGTGGATCCTGTTTTTCTTGATGTGATTGATCAACAAAATAAATCGGAGCTTAATCTGTTTATGATGCATGATATAAGGAATAAGTTAATTGATGAGTCTAATCAATCTGgtcaagaagaacaagaagagtatgatactgatgatgagggcTACGAAAAGATTGAGTGA
- the LOC113338306 gene encoding uncharacterized protein LOC113338306 — protein MGLLAKVVLCIILLHHLHWCSGYVQGYENNVERGQRINRQLISGGGRGGGRSSGSSSSSSNHGSGSASRKSPHPSTGNDKSYGSGTASKKSPFTPYGVVYAAGAANHQNNNNNHRNMAAPLSCNRNNIGLLFTAQLIVSILLVVASS, from the exons ATGGGTCTACTAGCAAAGGTGGTTCTATGCATTATTCTGCTTCATCATCTCCATTGGTGTTCTG GATATGTACAAGGATATGAAAACAATGTAGAAAGAGGCCAAAGGATTAACAGACAACTtattagtggtggtggtcgtggtggtggtagATCATCagggtcttcttcttcatctagtAATCATGGTAGTGGTTCAGCTTCAAGAAAATCACCTCACCCGTCAACCGGTAATGATAAGAGCTATGGTAGTGGGACGGCTTCTAAAAAGTCACCTTTTACTCCATATGGTGTAGTATACGCAGCCGGTGCGGCTAACCATCAGaacaacaacaataaccatcGCAATATGGCTGCCCCTCTCAGCTGCAATAGAAACAACATTGGATTGTTATTCACTGCGCAGCTTATAGTTTCCATCTTACTGGTGGTAGCATCCTCCTAA